One window of the Desulfurellaceae bacterium genome contains the following:
- a CDS encoding cobalamin-binding protein, whose product MSQPQRIVSLLPSSTEMVCALGMGERLVGVSHECDYPAEVVGLPILTEPKLDPSGTSRAIDDRVRQLVQDGLSVYRLKTDLLRDLKPDLIVTQDQCEVCAVSVSEVERAVQSLLASDVGLVSLSPQRLGDIWYDMQGLAQALGQDEQAEDLLRGLKKRVWKVEQRTRHLERPRVACLEWLDPLMASANWVPEMVEIAGGTYDLAAAGDHSPTLSWDRLLEAQPEVVVIMPCGFPIAQSQAELPTLIAHPDWQRLPAVQAGRVYIADGNAYLNRPGPRIVESIELLAEMLHPEACAGLAPEGSYIPAA is encoded by the coding sequence ATGTCTCAGCCACAACGGATTGTCTCTTTGCTGCCGAGCAGTACCGAAATGGTGTGCGCCCTTGGCATGGGTGAACGTCTGGTCGGCGTGTCGCACGAGTGCGACTACCCGGCCGAGGTGGTCGGTCTGCCGATCCTGACCGAACCCAAGCTCGACCCGTCCGGGACGAGCCGGGCGATTGACGACCGCGTCCGCCAGCTGGTCCAGGACGGCCTGAGCGTCTATCGGCTGAAAACCGACCTCCTGCGCGATCTTAAACCCGACCTGATTGTCACCCAGGACCAGTGTGAGGTGTGCGCCGTATCGGTGTCCGAGGTGGAGCGGGCGGTGCAGTCTCTACTGGCCTCGGATGTCGGCCTGGTGTCGCTGAGCCCGCAGCGCCTGGGGGATATCTGGTACGATATGCAGGGCTTGGCCCAGGCTCTGGGTCAAGACGAGCAGGCCGAGGACCTCCTGCGTGGGCTCAAGAAACGGGTCTGGAAGGTCGAGCAGCGTACCCGCCATCTCGAACGCCCGCGGGTGGCGTGTCTGGAGTGGCTGGACCCGCTGATGGCCTCTGCGAACTGGGTGCCCGAGATGGTCGAGATTGCCGGCGGCACCTACGACCTGGCCGCAGCCGGGGATCACAGCCCGACGCTGAGCTGGGACCGCCTGCTTGAGGCGCAGCCGGAGGTGGTCGTCATCATGCCGTGCGGCTTTCCGATTGCCCAGTCGCAAGCCGAGCTGCCGACCCTGATCGCTCATCCCGACTGGCAACGGCTGCCCGCAGTGCAGGCCGGCCGGGTGTATATTGCCGACGGCAACGCCTATCTCAACCGGCCGGGCCCGCGCATTGTCGAGAGTATCGAGTTGCTGGCCGAGATGCTTCATCCCGAAGCATGTGCCGGGCTGGCGCCCGAGGGCTCGTATATCCCGGCTGCGTAG